A region of Myxococcus stipitatus DSM 14675 DNA encodes the following proteins:
- the mxcH gene encoding TonB-dependent siderophore myxochelin receptor MxcH, translated as MKTIFIIPLARWSLGLGRARRGVALLAWLTVGAPALAQEAGEGPPPSVAPTSVPESAPPAAPSIVPPKLVTFVEATYPAEAEKARQEATVRLKLTLDAQGTVTEAEVLEPQGHGFDEAAREAALRFRFEPAQRDGVAVPSRIAYSYEFRLPAEAPVPAPAEPPVVATAPVAPVEAPAPVDTEPRQPAADASMEAIDVTVAGESAAERRRRSAEAVKVIETESLQREAVDMGQALSRTEGVGVRRAGGLGSRARFSLAGLADDQVRFFIDGVPLELAGFGPDFANVPVNLVQRLELYQGVVPVRFGADALGGAVQIVTPENVEGSRASASYEIGSFETHRVTASAQHVSGATGLLLRASGFFDSSPNNYAVDVKVGDASGRVLETRLPRFHDAFRAGGGGLEVGFVNRPWARRLLLRAYASTSSQEIQHDTTMKTAYGEVDSANSSGGATLRFEQTYASGIVVDAVGGYVFRRARLTDLGTCAYDWFGKCVADLPQPGELEDRAIDRHVSQHTGFARLNLGWSLAPQQMLRLTVAPTFVSRDGEDRALTALSKVDPLTARRSLYSQVVGLEHELDALDERLENIVFAKSYTQLARADRLLPDNTFAPADRDTFTFGVGDSLRYRLSSQLTAKAAYEWATRLPRPDEIFGDGILIDTNLDLKPETSHNLNLELALDTRETARGAFRGSVMGFARFTDQLIIPLGREGYFTYQNVFAARSLGAMGAVGWTSPAQLLSLDGNVTWQDIRNASGEGAFGTFDGQRIPNRPALLANGSARLQWSGLASSRDELSLTWNTRYIHAFYRGWEKLGAQGSKQNIEAQLLHSLALTYVTRPARATLSWTVDVQNLTDATAMDFMGVQRPGRSVSAKVVAEL; from the coding sequence ATGAAAACCATTTTCATAATCCCCCTGGCTCGCTGGAGCCTCGGACTGGGTCGGGCGCGGCGGGGCGTGGCGCTGCTGGCGTGGCTGACCGTCGGGGCTCCCGCCCTGGCGCAGGAGGCGGGCGAAGGTCCGCCGCCGTCCGTGGCACCGACGTCCGTCCCGGAGTCCGCGCCGCCCGCGGCCCCCTCCATCGTTCCGCCCAAGCTGGTGACGTTCGTCGAGGCGACCTACCCGGCCGAGGCGGAGAAGGCCCGGCAGGAGGCCACGGTGCGCCTGAAGCTGACGCTGGACGCCCAGGGCACCGTCACGGAGGCGGAGGTCCTGGAGCCCCAGGGGCACGGCTTCGACGAGGCGGCGCGAGAGGCGGCGCTGCGCTTCCGCTTCGAGCCGGCGCAGCGCGACGGCGTCGCGGTCCCCTCGCGCATCGCCTACAGCTACGAGTTTCGCCTTCCCGCCGAAGCGCCCGTGCCTGCGCCGGCCGAGCCGCCCGTCGTCGCGACCGCGCCCGTCGCTCCGGTGGAAGCCCCTGCCCCTGTCGACACCGAGCCCCGGCAGCCCGCGGCCGATGCGAGCATGGAGGCCATCGACGTCACCGTCGCCGGAGAGTCCGCCGCCGAGCGCCGGCGCCGCTCCGCCGAAGCGGTGAAGGTCATCGAGACGGAGAGCCTCCAGCGCGAGGCCGTGGACATGGGTCAGGCCCTCTCCCGGACCGAGGGCGTGGGGGTCCGCCGCGCCGGAGGACTGGGCAGCCGCGCGCGCTTCTCCCTCGCGGGGCTCGCGGATGACCAGGTCCGCTTCTTCATCGACGGCGTGCCGCTGGAGCTCGCGGGCTTCGGCCCGGACTTCGCGAACGTCCCCGTCAACCTCGTCCAGCGCCTGGAGCTGTACCAGGGCGTGGTGCCCGTGCGCTTCGGCGCGGATGCGCTGGGCGGCGCGGTGCAGATCGTCACGCCGGAGAACGTGGAGGGCTCACGCGCCTCCGCGTCCTACGAGATCGGCTCGTTCGAGACGCACCGGGTGACGGCCAGCGCGCAGCACGTCTCCGGCGCCACGGGCCTCCTGCTGCGCGCCAGCGGCTTCTTCGACTCCAGCCCCAACAACTACGCCGTCGACGTCAAGGTGGGAGACGCCTCCGGGCGGGTGCTCGAGACGCGCCTGCCGCGCTTCCACGACGCGTTCCGCGCGGGAGGCGGAGGACTCGAGGTGGGCTTCGTCAACCGGCCCTGGGCCCGCAGGCTCCTCCTCCGGGCCTACGCGTCCACCTCCAGCCAGGAGATTCAACACGACACGACAATGAAGACGGCCTACGGCGAGGTCGACTCGGCCAACAGCTCCGGCGGCGCCACGCTCCGCTTCGAGCAGACCTACGCCAGCGGCATCGTCGTGGACGCGGTGGGGGGCTATGTCTTCCGGCGCGCGCGCCTCACGGACCTGGGGACGTGTGCATACGACTGGTTCGGCAAGTGCGTCGCCGACCTCCCGCAGCCCGGGGAGCTGGAGGACCGGGCCATCGACCGGCACGTGAGCCAGCACACCGGCTTCGCGCGGCTCAACCTGGGCTGGAGCCTGGCCCCCCAGCAGATGCTGCGCCTGACGGTGGCGCCCACCTTCGTGAGCCGGGACGGTGAAGACCGGGCGCTCACCGCGCTCAGCAAGGTCGACCCACTCACCGCGCGGCGCAGCCTCTACTCGCAGGTCGTCGGCCTGGAGCATGAGCTGGACGCGCTGGACGAGCGGCTGGAGAACATCGTCTTCGCCAAGAGCTACACGCAGCTGGCCCGCGCGGACCGGCTCCTGCCCGACAACACCTTCGCCCCGGCGGACCGGGACACCTTCACCTTCGGGGTCGGCGACTCGCTGCGCTACCGCCTGTCGTCCCAGCTCACCGCGAAGGCCGCCTACGAGTGGGCCACGCGCCTGCCCCGGCCGGATGAAATCTTCGGCGACGGCATCCTCATCGACACCAACCTGGACCTGAAGCCGGAGACCAGCCACAACCTCAACCTGGAGCTGGCGCTCGACACGCGCGAGACGGCGAGGGGGGCCTTCCGGGGCAGCGTGATGGGCTTCGCCCGCTTCACCGACCAGCTCATCATCCCGCTGGGGCGCGAGGGCTACTTCACCTACCAGAACGTCTTCGCGGCGCGCAGCCTGGGCGCCATGGGCGCGGTGGGCTGGACGTCGCCCGCGCAGCTCCTGTCGCTCGACGGGAACGTCACGTGGCAGGACATCCGCAATGCCTCCGGCGAGGGCGCCTTCGGCACCTTCGACGGCCAGCGCATCCCCAACCGCCCCGCCCTGCTCGCCAACGGGAGCGCCCGGCTCCAGTGGAGTGGCCTGGCGTCGTCGCGCGATGAGCTGTCATTGACCTGGAACACCCGCTACATCCACGCGTTCTACAGAGGGTGGGAGAAGCTGGGGGCCCAGGGCTCGAAGCAGAACATCGAGGCCCAGCTCCTTCACTCGCTGGCCCTCACGTATGTCACCCGGCCCGCGCGCGCGACCCTGAGCTGGACGGTCGACGTGCAGAACCTCACCGACGCCACCGCCATGGACTTCATGGGGGTGCAGCGTCCCGGGAGAAGTGTCTCCGCGAAGGTGGTCGCGGAGCTCTGA
- a CDS encoding MotA/TolQ/ExbB proton channel family protein: MHIVEIVKDVFVKWGANWVLWLLFALSLVSIGVIVERWLVFRTKQDRIRELSGALEETLASGDFPAAISKLEKRTSVGASVARAGLRLAPQGMTAAEKGMQSALAIERSTLENRLAFLGTLGNNAPFIGLFGTVIGVLLAFEALSQTKGSPVSGASQVASNLVMGSIAEALVATAVGIGVALPAVAAYNYFQRRIASILSDAEALTNLVLAYVSAREQAATPKGGA, encoded by the coding sequence ATGCACATCGTCGAAATCGTCAAGGATGTCTTCGTGAAGTGGGGCGCGAACTGGGTGCTCTGGCTCCTGTTCGCGCTGTCCCTGGTGAGCATCGGCGTCATCGTGGAGCGCTGGCTCGTCTTCCGCACCAAGCAGGACCGCATCCGGGAGCTGTCCGGCGCGCTCGAGGAGACGCTGGCGAGCGGCGACTTCCCCGCGGCCATCTCCAAGCTGGAGAAGCGCACGTCGGTGGGCGCCTCGGTGGCTCGCGCGGGCCTGCGGCTGGCCCCCCAGGGCATGACGGCCGCGGAGAAGGGCATGCAGAGCGCGCTCGCCATCGAGCGCTCCACGCTCGAGAACCGGCTCGCCTTCCTGGGCACGCTGGGGAACAACGCGCCGTTCATCGGCCTGTTCGGAACGGTCATCGGCGTGCTGCTCGCGTTCGAGGCGCTGAGCCAGACGAAGGGCTCGCCCGTGAGCGGGGCCAGTCAGGTCGCCTCCAACCTGGTGATGGGCAGCATCGCGGAGGCGCTGGTCGCCACCGCCGTCGGCATCGGCGTCGCCCTCCCCGCCGTCGCCGCCTACAACTACTTCCAGCGGCGCATCGCCAGCATCCTCTCGGACGCGGAGGCGCTGACCAACCTGGTGCTGGCCTACGTCTCCGCGCGCGAGCAGGCCGCGACGCCCAAGGGAGGCGCCTGA
- a CDS encoding ExbD/TolR family protein — protein MAGGTTPRGGLIEGINVTPLVDIMLVLLIIFMVTARLVDSPAVPLDLPKASQSEDVQTVFAVSITPAGELLVNGEATTDQVLQDSARQALVKDPELRAVIQADGAVPHRRVIAVLDALKEAGLTRVAFGTVRPAPIEEGTRVTP, from the coding sequence ATGGCCGGAGGAACCACGCCCCGCGGCGGCCTCATCGAGGGCATCAACGTCACGCCGCTCGTGGACATCATGCTGGTGCTGCTCATCATCTTCATGGTCACCGCGCGACTGGTGGACAGCCCCGCCGTCCCCCTGGACCTGCCCAAGGCCTCGCAGAGCGAGGACGTGCAGACGGTGTTCGCGGTCTCCATCACGCCCGCCGGTGAGCTCCTGGTGAACGGCGAGGCGACAACGGACCAGGTCCTTCAAGACAGCGCGAGGCAGGCGCTGGTGAAGGACCCCGAGCTGCGCGCGGTCATCCAGGCGGATGGCGCCGTCCCCCACCGGCGCGTCATCGCGGTGCTGGATGCGCTCAAGGAGGCGGGCCTCACGCGCGTCGCCTTCGGAACGGTGCGACCCGCGCCCATCGAGGAGGGCACGCGTGTCACGCCCTGA
- a CDS encoding TonB family protein encodes MSRPEPSPHPESSIAGIVLGPPPPQRRYALWWAVAVTASLHGVAGVLAYQAWRQGQSATPQVAVRKQVIRVDHEVDLNPPPPPPPPQPQRVARADPPTPRVKTPSPAPRESSRPTPVEPAQAGAVVAAKETAAPLDFTDFDMASGNAPKYAGGVTASTGRSTTAVNTVASGDTEGVGTGGSQARAIQLSARNWSCPWPKEADALRIDNQTVVLRVAVDVEGEVTSTELVSDPGHGFGQAALGCARKARFDTALDREGHPVAAVSPPIRVRFVRP; translated from the coding sequence GTGTCACGCCCTGAGCCCTCACCTCACCCCGAGTCGAGCATCGCGGGCATCGTCCTGGGCCCGCCTCCGCCCCAACGGCGCTACGCCCTCTGGTGGGCCGTCGCCGTCACCGCGTCGCTGCATGGGGTCGCGGGCGTGCTGGCGTATCAGGCCTGGCGCCAGGGGCAGTCCGCCACGCCGCAGGTCGCCGTGCGCAAGCAGGTGATTCGCGTCGACCACGAGGTGGACCTGAATCCACCCCCGCCACCGCCACCGCCTCAGCCCCAGCGCGTCGCCCGGGCGGACCCGCCGACGCCTCGCGTGAAGACACCGAGCCCCGCGCCCCGCGAGTCCTCACGCCCCACGCCCGTGGAGCCGGCGCAGGCGGGGGCGGTGGTCGCCGCGAAGGAGACCGCCGCGCCGCTCGACTTCACCGACTTCGACATGGCCAGCGGCAACGCGCCCAAGTACGCGGGCGGCGTGACGGCGTCGACGGGCCGCTCGACGACGGCGGTCAACACCGTGGCCAGCGGCGACACCGAAGGCGTGGGCACGGGAGGCAGCCAGGCCCGCGCCATCCAGCTCTCCGCTCGCAACTGGAGCTGCCCGTGGCCGAAGGAAGCCGATGCGCTGCGCATCGACAACCAGACGGTGGTGCTGCGCGTCGCCGTGGACGTCGAGGGTGAAGTGACGTCGACCGAGCTCGTGTCGGACCCGGGGCACGGCTTCGGGCAGGCCGCGCTCGGGTGTGCGCGCAAGGCGCGCTTCGACACCGCGCTGGACCGCGAGGGGCATCCTGTCGCCGCGGTCTCTCCCCCGATCCGGGTGCGGTTCGTCCGCCCCTAG
- the mxcK gene encoding myxochelin export MFS transporter MxcK, whose amino-acid sequence MNTAAPPRQEKLLTLLLAGVQFSHLLDFMIILPLGPELIRRFDLTTAQFGALVSAYTLASAAMGVLGLFWLDRFDRKRTLLAVYAGFILATLACGVASSHVALLVARSLAGACAGLMGAVIMAIIADVVPGERRGRAIGTVMSALGLSAVAGVPLGLGLANQFDWRVPFWAIGGLAAVLWLGLLRVLPPVKHHLARDPEASPGNPLSTLASPSLALGWLLTFCVVFASFLLIPYLSPFMVGNLGVASTDLTWVYLGGGAGTLFAAKLVGRFTDRLGAGRMLAWLLAGTVGPHLLFTHLSPAPLPVVTSAFVLFMAVTSTRAIPTIALVSARVPPALRGRFLAVNMAASDGASGLAAWVSGLLITTAPDGALLGFGQVGWMAVAVTALSLCLLWTFSRSALPLKAATT is encoded by the coding sequence GTGAACACCGCCGCTCCGCCCCGCCAGGAGAAGCTGCTGACCCTGTTGCTCGCGGGAGTCCAGTTCAGCCACCTCCTGGACTTCATGATCATCCTGCCGCTGGGCCCGGAGCTCATCCGCCGCTTCGACCTCACCACGGCGCAGTTCGGCGCGCTCGTGTCCGCGTACACGCTGGCCTCCGCGGCCATGGGGGTCCTGGGCCTGTTCTGGCTGGACCGCTTCGACCGCAAGCGCACGCTCCTGGCCGTCTACGCGGGCTTCATCCTCGCCACGCTGGCGTGTGGCGTCGCGTCCAGCCACGTCGCGCTGCTGGTGGCCCGCTCGCTCGCGGGCGCCTGCGCGGGCCTCATGGGCGCGGTCATCATGGCCATCATCGCGGACGTCGTCCCGGGCGAGCGACGGGGGCGGGCCATCGGCACGGTGATGTCGGCGCTGGGGCTCTCCGCTGTCGCCGGGGTTCCGTTGGGGCTCGGGCTCGCGAACCAGTTCGACTGGCGTGTTCCGTTCTGGGCCATCGGTGGACTGGCGGCGGTGCTGTGGCTGGGCCTGCTGCGTGTCCTTCCTCCCGTGAAGCATCACCTGGCGCGCGACCCCGAAGCCTCGCCAGGCAATCCCTTGTCGACGCTGGCCTCCCCCTCCCTCGCCCTGGGCTGGCTGCTGACGTTCTGTGTCGTCTTCGCCAGCTTCCTGCTCATCCCGTACCTGAGCCCCTTCATGGTGGGGAACCTGGGCGTGGCGAGCACGGACCTCACCTGGGTGTACCTGGGAGGCGGCGCCGGGACGCTCTTCGCGGCGAAGCTGGTGGGGCGCTTCACCGACCGCCTGGGCGCGGGGCGCATGCTCGCGTGGCTCCTGGCGGGCACGGTGGGCCCGCATCTGCTCTTCACGCACCTGTCGCCCGCTCCGCTGCCCGTGGTGACGAGCGCGTTCGTGCTGTTCATGGCGGTGACGTCCACACGCGCCATCCCCACCATCGCGCTGGTGTCCGCGCGAGTGCCTCCCGCGCTGCGCGGGCGCTTCCTCGCCGTCAACATGGCCGCGAGCGATGGCGCCTCCGGCCTCGCCGCCTGGGTGAGTGGCCTGCTCATCACCACGGCGCCGGACGGTGCGCTGCTGGGCTTCGGCCAGGTGGGGTGGATGGCCGTGGCGGTGACCGCGCTCTCCCTGTGCCTCTTGTGGACCTTCAGCCGAAGCGCACTGCCCCTGAAGGCCGCGACGACCTGA
- the mxcL gene encoding myxochelin B biosynthesis transaminase MxcL, with protein sequence MDMPVRKHPSLPRPILGELKLERSNQLLAEARKTVPGVTQSMMKKPEFFAPGSFPVFLAKGQGALVEDVDGQEYIDFISGLGANMLGHNHPAVVDTIRRHLEEGVLHSLPTPVEVTSIQALLDLVPGAEQARFFKTGADATSAAVRLSRYLTGKERIITVGYNGWHDHFMYDTPGVPAPLASLTTRLPLFTPPDEAVLLSTIEKQASQLAAVVLSIPYNRPLTSGFMQQVRAACTAHGVMFVMDEVVTGFRLAMGGAQEFFGVQADIVCMSKSIAAGMPLSAISGPTKYLSKLADLQVSTTFGGELLTLAVCEAVLKFYKQNSHIQHIANLGRKLREGVNQHAEAVGSPLRVLGYDSVPFFRYSPDMVEHAKLMTPFQGGMARRGVLLRRDVNFISAVHTEEQVQYTVDMAGEVLRSLAKPA encoded by the coding sequence ATGGACATGCCTGTCAGGAAGCATCCCTCCCTTCCCCGCCCCATCCTGGGCGAGCTGAAGCTGGAGCGCTCCAACCAGCTCCTCGCCGAGGCGCGCAAGACGGTCCCCGGCGTCACCCAGTCGATGATGAAGAAGCCGGAGTTCTTCGCCCCGGGCTCCTTCCCCGTGTTCCTCGCCAAGGGCCAGGGCGCGCTCGTGGAGGACGTCGACGGCCAGGAGTACATCGACTTCATCAGCGGGCTGGGCGCCAACATGCTCGGCCACAACCACCCCGCGGTGGTCGACACCATCCGCCGTCACCTGGAGGAAGGCGTCCTCCACTCGCTGCCCACGCCCGTGGAGGTCACCTCCATCCAGGCGCTGCTGGACCTGGTGCCGGGCGCGGAGCAGGCGCGCTTCTTCAAGACGGGCGCGGATGCCACGTCCGCCGCGGTGCGCCTGTCGCGCTACCTCACCGGCAAGGAGCGCATCATCACCGTCGGCTACAACGGGTGGCATGACCACTTCATGTACGACACCCCGGGCGTGCCCGCGCCGCTCGCGAGCCTGACCACGCGGCTGCCCCTCTTCACGCCGCCGGACGAGGCCGTGCTGCTGTCCACCATCGAGAAGCAGGCCAGCCAGCTGGCGGCGGTGGTCCTCTCCATCCCCTACAACCGGCCGCTCACGTCGGGCTTCATGCAGCAGGTGCGCGCCGCGTGCACCGCGCACGGCGTGATGTTCGTGATGGACGAGGTGGTGACGGGCTTCCGCCTGGCCATGGGCGGCGCGCAGGAGTTCTTCGGCGTGCAGGCGGACATCGTGTGCATGTCCAAGAGCATCGCCGCGGGCATGCCGCTGTCGGCCATCTCCGGCCCGACGAAGTACCTCAGCAAGCTGGCGGACCTCCAGGTGTCGACCACGTTCGGCGGCGAGCTGCTGACGCTGGCCGTCTGCGAGGCCGTGCTGAAGTTCTACAAGCAGAACAGCCACATCCAGCACATCGCGAACCTGGGCCGCAAGCTGCGCGAGGGCGTCAACCAGCACGCCGAGGCGGTGGGCTCGCCGCTGCGCGTGCTCGGCTACGACTCGGTGCCCTTCTTCCGCTACTCGCCGGACATGGTCGAGCACGCGAAGCTGATGACGCCGTTCCAGGGCGGGATGGCGCGCCGGGGCGTCCTGCTGCGCCGCGACGTGAACTTCATCTCCGCGGTCCACACCGAGGAGCAGGTTCAGTACACGGTGGACATGGCGGGCGAGGTGCTGCGCTCGCTCGCGAAGCCCGCGTAG
- a CDS encoding siderophore-interacting protein, producing MTTSVSEKVYRRGPFPVKFRCLEVLRVTPITPHVVRITLGGEDIQGFHSEGADDHVKVLFPEAGKQRPVIPTMGPTGPVLQPGEKKPDSRDYTPRRFDPVAGELDLDFVLHGSGPASSWAAQAKPGDMLGVGGPRGSLFVSNDFDWYLLAGDETAIPAIARRLEELPEGARAIVFIEVADASEEQKFSTRANMTLKWLHRDGAEAGSTDLLNQSIRTLDFPPGDYFAWVSGESLAMRPIRDYLLNERGTNKSWVRVTGYWKRGHADHVHDSKN from the coding sequence GTGACGACCAGCGTGTCCGAGAAGGTGTATCGCCGGGGTCCGTTCCCCGTGAAGTTCCGTTGCCTGGAAGTCCTCCGGGTGACGCCCATCACCCCGCACGTGGTGCGCATCACCCTGGGCGGTGAAGACATCCAGGGCTTCCACAGCGAAGGCGCGGATGACCACGTGAAGGTGCTGTTCCCGGAGGCGGGCAAGCAGCGGCCCGTGATTCCGACGATGGGCCCCACGGGCCCCGTGCTCCAGCCGGGTGAGAAGAAGCCCGACTCGCGCGACTACACGCCTCGCCGCTTCGACCCGGTCGCGGGCGAGCTGGACCTGGACTTCGTCCTCCATGGCTCGGGCCCCGCGTCGTCCTGGGCGGCCCAGGCGAAGCCCGGCGACATGCTGGGCGTGGGCGGTCCTCGCGGCTCGCTCTTCGTGTCGAACGACTTCGACTGGTACCTGCTCGCGGGGGACGAGACGGCCATCCCCGCCATCGCCCGGCGGTTGGAGGAACTGCCCGAGGGGGCTCGCGCCATCGTCTTCATCGAGGTCGCCGACGCCAGCGAGGAGCAGAAGTTCTCCACGCGCGCCAACATGACGCTCAAGTGGCTGCACCGGGACGGCGCCGAGGCGGGCTCCACGGACCTGCTCAACCAGTCCATCCGCACCCTCGACTTCCCGCCCGGTGACTACTTCGCCTGGGTGTCGGGTGAGTCGCTCGCGATGCGCCCCATCCGCGACTACCTGCTCAACGAGCGCGGGACGAACAAGAGCTGGGTGCGGGTCACCGGCTATTGGAAGCGGGGCCACGCGGACCACGTGCACGACTCGAAGAACTAG